Proteins co-encoded in one Elusimicrobiota bacterium genomic window:
- a CDS encoding GIDE domain-containing protein — MYINSNLNANFLKNKKNLLVIVPAIVFVFLVITISFKYSSMPQQKNLFGYLHEFAVIFIGCGLLFWGFKELMVKRLIENTPTSKIRSVAMGIAEIVGLARLKYPLKSPLTYTECAYYRYLIERENTDSKGRKYWVKEEEGSSSSYFYIEDTTGKILVDPLNAEIMLIRDYQNIESHRFARKRYTEWTICSGDYVYVLGTVKKFKNMFEERKIKLNEKLQALKQDAKKMKEFDKDGDGEISIDEWDNARAKAEIELLEEELNKPKENEDDIVIGKGDFEKTFIISDRDEKEVAGKKIWSSMLGIFFGIVIISLISYSVLNRAEIIKNGWTIPWGSFYGFH; from the coding sequence ATGTATATTAACTCTAATTTGAATGCAAACTTTTTAAAAAACAAAAAAAATCTATTGGTAATAGTGCCAGCTATCGTATTTGTTTTTCTGGTCATTACGATATCCTTCAAATATTCGTCAATGCCCCAGCAAAAAAACTTGTTCGGCTATCTTCATGAGTTCGCAGTAATTTTCATTGGCTGCGGGCTTCTTTTTTGGGGTTTCAAGGAGCTGATGGTTAAAAGGCTCATTGAAAATACTCCGACATCCAAGATTCGTTCGGTTGCTATGGGCATAGCCGAAATAGTAGGTCTTGCAAGACTCAAGTATCCGTTGAAAAGCCCTTTAACTTATACTGAATGCGCTTATTACAGATATTTGATTGAACGCGAAAATACGGACAGCAAGGGAAGGAAATATTGGGTTAAGGAAGAAGAAGGAAGTTCGTCCAGTTATTTTTATATTGAAGATACTACAGGAAAAATACTAGTAGACCCTTTGAATGCTGAGATAATGCTAATTAGAGATTATCAGAATATTGAAAGCCATCGTTTTGCAAGAAAAAGGTATACTGAATGGACAATATGTTCCGGAGATTACGTCTATGTTCTCGGCACGGTAAAGAAGTTTAAGAATATGTTTGAAGAAAGAAAAATAAAGCTGAATGAGAAACTGCAGGCTTTAAAACAAGACGCGAAAAAGATGAAAGAATTTGATAAGGACGGCGATGGGGAAATAAGTATAGATGAATGGGATAATGCCAGGGCTAAAGCGGAAATTGAGCTTTTGGAAGAAGAGTTAAACAAACCCAAAGAAAATGAGGATGATATTGTTATAGGAAAAGGAGATTTTGAAAAAACTTTTATTATTTCAGATAGAGACGAAAAAGAAGTGGCTGGCAAAAAGATATGGAGCAGTATGTTAGGGATATTTTTTGGGATAGTTATTATTTCTTTAATAAGTTATTCGGTTTTAAACAGGGCCGAAATTATTAAAAACGGCTGGACAATACCCTGGGGCAGTTTTTACGGGTTTCATTAG